The genomic region TTAACACAGTGAGCATAAAAATGCAAACTTTTTTCATTTTTTTGAAAAATTATTTGATTTTGTCGCATAAATTTCGTAATAATAAATCGCAACTTCCAATACAGTTCATTCGGAATTCAAGGAGGAATACCATGAAACGAATTGCAATTATTTGTTTGCTCCTGTCTTTAATTTTCACCTCTGCTTTCTCTCAAAAAAACCAAACCGGCGCGATTTCGCCTGATCTACTGAAACAAATCCGTTCGTCTCTTAAACTGGACGGAGCGACGCGCGGAATGATCAACGCTATCTCTAATAATGATATTAAAAAGTTAGCTTACAATCGACAGTTGGCAGGCAAGACCGACCATTTTTTCAAATACCGTGTCAAGACCAAAGGCATTACCAATCAAAAATCTTCCGGCAGATGCTGGTTGTTCACTTCGCTCAATGTGTTGCGCCCCATTGTCATCGAGAAGCATAATATGAAGGAATTTTTCTTTTCGGAAAATTACTCATTTTTCTGGGATCAGTTTGAAAAGGCAAATCTATTTCTGGAAGCAATCATTTCCACGCGCAAAAAAGACATCGATGATCGAGAAGTGCAGTGGCTGTTCCAGCATCCCATTCAGGACGGCGGCGTGTGGAATTATGCCGTGGATTTGATCGAAAAATACGGCGTGGTTCCGGAAAATGCCATGTCAGAAACTTTTCACAGCGAAAACACCGGCACCATGCGTCGTTTGCTCGCCCGCAAGTTACGCGAACAGGGTATTCGTTTGCGTCAGTTGTATCAGGCGGGAAAAAGTTTGAGAGCTTTGCGGAAACAAAAAGTCGAATTCTTGAAAGAAATCTATCGCATGTTGGTCATAAATCTTGGAGAACCGCCGGAAACGTTTACCTGGCGTTACGAAGATGCCGATGGTAATATTTCCGAGCCGAAAACTTATTCGCCGCAGCAATTTTACAGAGAGTTTGTCGGCATCAATCTGCGCGATTATGTGCAGCTCATGGATGATCCCAGCAAAGAATATTACAAACTTTACGAAATCAAATACGATCGCAACATGCTGGACGGAGCCAATTGGGTTTTCATCAATTTGCCTGTTGAAAAAATCAAAAAATTTGCCCAGAAGTCGATTATGAATAACGAAGCCATGTATTTTTCATGTGACGTGGGCAAACAACTCGATCGGGAAAAAGGCGTTCTTGCGCTTGGCGTGTATGATTACGAATCAATTTACGGCGTCAAATTTGGCATGAACAAAGCGGAACGCATTTTGACCTTTGACAGCGGGTCAACCCACGGCATGGCGCTCATTGGTTTTGACGAATCCCCGGACGGAAAAACCACCCAGTGGCTGCTGGAAAATAGCTGGGGAAAATCCGCCGGACACAACGGATATTTGACCATGACCGACAGATGGTTTGATGAATACATGTTTCGGCTGGTTGTGAACAAAAAATATGTATCGCCGGACGTGTTGAAGATTTTGCAACAGAAACCCATTGTTTTGCCGCCATGGGATCGGATGTTTTAATTTTTTGGTACAAATTTAATTTTTGATTGCAAAATTGTACTTTTTTATGGCACACGGATGAACCGCTAAAAAGATAGCGGTCGTTCCGCGCGGATCGGGCGGATTTTCACGGATTAATATCCGCGGGAATCCGTTGAATCTGTGTGCATCCGCGTGTTTGAAAAGACTATCCAATTTTTTGCAGTAATTCATTTATCAAAATCTAATTTAAAGGAATAAGTCAATGCGTCTTTTTACACTTGATGAAAGTGGAAAAATGATTCCATACAACGAGAAGAAGTTTAAAGATGAGAATAAAGAGTCTGATTTGGAATCGCTATTAGAAAACAATCCCGAATATTTTTTTGAGAATAGCAAAA from Calditrichota bacterium harbors:
- a CDS encoding C1 family peptidase, whose translation is MKRIAIICLLLSLIFTSAFSQKNQTGAISPDLLKQIRSSLKLDGATRGMINAISNNDIKKLAYNRQLAGKTDHFFKYRVKTKGITNQKSSGRCWLFTSLNVLRPIVIEKHNMKEFFFSENYSFFWDQFEKANLFLEAIISTRKKDIDDREVQWLFQHPIQDGGVWNYAVDLIEKYGVVPENAMSETFHSENTGTMRRLLARKLREQGIRLRQLYQAGKSLRALRKQKVEFLKEIYRMLVINLGEPPETFTWRYEDADGNISEPKTYSPQQFYREFVGINLRDYVQLMDDPSKEYYKLYEIKYDRNMLDGANWVFINLPVEKIKKFAQKSIMNNEAMYFSCDVGKQLDREKGVLALGVYDYESIYGVKFGMNKAERILTFDSGSTHGMALIGFDESPDGKTTQWLLENSWGKSAGHNGYLTMTDRWFDEYMFRLVVNKKYVSPDVLKILQQKPIVLPPWDRMF